One genomic segment of Motacilla alba alba isolate MOTALB_02 chromosome 1A, Motacilla_alba_V1.0_pri, whole genome shotgun sequence includes these proteins:
- the BCL2L13 gene encoding bcl-2-like protein 13, giving the protein MASAAAVPVGLHYETKYVVLSYLGLLAQEKPQEHPPPPPPPQGTQQQLMAQPALEKEALEKIKIEIEEELKRLDEEILEAFTTTGFDCHTSPVFSPANPESSIEDCLAHLGEKVSQELKEHLHKALQSLLSKPVTYQEYRERTQEASAHASGWNKVLVPLVLLQQFLMELTRRGQEPLSALVNFGVTYLEDYSADYIIQQGGWGTVFTLESEEEEYPGLIAEDSNDIYILTSDNSGQVSPPESPTVTTSWQSEGLPVSLSASQSWHTESLPVSLGPESWQQVAMDPEEVKSLDSNGGAEERSENNSSNSDIVHVEKEEIPEGIEEAAVPAGAAETIQAVFPETSASLQEIKPPEIAAAEKAHSSSLLRTKQEEKGKAAEELVEPEIPVLTKPVPKLAPSEEKAAPEPEKILLPGEKKAGKEGHLEEIEEKSSAAEEKPILLPEGKSILLYGGAAAVAILAVAVGVALALRRK; this is encoded by the exons gGACTCAACAACAGCTTATGGCACAACCTGCTCTGGAGAAAGAGGCTTTGGAGAAGATTAAAATAGAAATCGAGGAGGAGCTAAAACGTCTCGATGAAGAAATCTTGGAAG CCTTTACCACGACAGGGTTTGACTGCCACACTTCCCCAGTGTTCAGCCCTGCCAACCCAGAGAGCTCAATAGAAGACTGCCTGGCTCATCTGGGGGAGAAAGTGTCCCAGGAATTGAAGGAACATCTGCacaaagcactgcagagcttgCTTAGCAA GCCGGTGACGTATCAGGAGTACCGGGAGCGCACGCAGGAGGCGTCTGCTCATGCCAGCGGGTGGAACAAG gtCTTGGTGCCCCTGGTTCTGTTACAACAATTTCTGATGGAGCTGACCAGACGGGGCCAGGAACCACTGAGTGCCCTTGTGAACTTTGGGGTGACATATCTAGAAGATTATTCTGCAGATTATATCATTCAACAAGGAGGATGG gGAACAGTCTTCACTTTGGAATCCGAAGAGGAGGAGTATCCCGGGCTCATTGCAGAGGACAGCAATGACATCTACATCCTGACCAGTGACAACTCAGGGCAGGTGAGCCCCCCGGAGTCCCCCACGGTGACCACGTCGTGGCAGTCGGAGGGCCTGCCCGTCTCCCTGTcggccagccagagctggcacacgGAGAGCCTGCCGGTCTCCCTGGGACCTGAGTCCTGGCAGCAGGTGGCTATGGATCCCGAAGAAGTCAAAAGCCTGGACAGCAACGGAGGGGCtgaagagaggagtgagaacaACTCTTCCAACTCTGACATCGTTCACGTGGAGAAGGAAGAGATACCAGAGGGGATTGaggaagcagcagtgccagctggtgctgcagagacCATACAGGCGGTCTTTCCAGAAACCTCTGCTTCtttacaggaaataaaacctcCTGAAATCgctgctgctgaaaaagcaCATTCCTCCTCACTTCTACGTacaaaacaggaggaaaagggaaaagcagctgaagagctTGTTGAACCTGAAATCCCCGTGTTAACTAAACCTGTCCCCAAGTTAGCCCCGTCAGAAGAAAAGGCTGCGCCAGAACCTGAGAAAATACTGCttccgggggaaaaaaaagcgGGGAAAGAGGGCCATTTGGAAGAAATAGAAGAGAAAtcctcagctgcagaggagaagccTATCCTGTTGCCAGAAGGGAAATCGATACTGCTGTACGGCGGGGCTGCCGCGGTCGCTATCTTGGCCGTGGCAGTCGGAGTGGCGCTGGCGCTTAGGAGAAAGTAA
- the BID gene encoding BH3-interacting domain death agonist, whose product MEQINGPLQMEHALLFTFLEVSSDCKFKDQLHCLQSQQIMLYQGSDDDELQTDGNRSGHFRNGELGLAPANEEVIRIIAAQLAEIGDQFDREIQERVVNGLVQHFMNENLSNEEITRQMSRAVRELIRAIPSDMDQEKAMLVLAMVLTKKIVNTVPALLRRVFNTTVNYMNQQFHNYIVEMLGE is encoded by the exons ATGGAACAG aTCAATGGGCCTCTTCAGATGGAGCATGCATTGCTGTTCACCTTCCTGGAGGTATCCTCTGACTGCAAGTTCAAAGACCAGCTGCATTGCCTGCAAAGCCAGCAGATCATGTTGTACCAAGGAAGCGATGACGATGAGCTTCAGACCGATGGCAATCGGAGCGGCCACTTCCGGAATGGTGAGCTAG GGTTGGCTCCAGCAAATGAAGAGGTTATCCGGATCATTGCTGCTCAGCTCGCTGAGATTGGAGATCAGTTTGATAGGGAAATCCAAGAAAGAGTAGTAAATGGCCTAGTGCAGCACTTCATGAATGAGAATCTGTCTAATGAG GAGATAACCCGGCAGATGTCCAGGGCAGTGAGAGAGCTTATACGAGCCATCCCCTCAGACATGGATCAGGAGAAGGCCATGCTGGTGCTAGCAATGGTCTTGACGAAGAAAATTGTGAATACAGTGCCCGCCCTTCTACGCCGTGTCTTTAACACCACTGTGAACTACATGAACCAGCAGTTCCACAACTACATTGTTGAAATG CTGGGTGAGTGA